One genomic window of Niveibacterium sp. SC-1 includes the following:
- a CDS encoding porin, with protein MTSTSAINRRQMVSAVALAIAGLGAAPAMADISVSGDVQARVGTMSRSGDWNTGYDNTKTSVDGLFALFLSGTKDLKNGYNIGFNCNTVATTVSGANGAWIGDALPVKHNWDPFFAGQDNYQNNGHGGFSSYGDVNGDNKGVMCNDEVYGTLISPYGRVQVGNIMNPMRLLYDLTTVDPVWGDQRGYYAMSDIRGNALRYGNSFGPFGVELQFQTESNAAKSGDTASNGYAYTSVLTYDFGNGSLLGAGLLYADGDFGDKYVTASDGKVNHMSYGLTGKTRLGPVNLAATYHSGYNRPKDFEQYGSKNFTEESDLTVKATYDIGSWSLQGYASFEAMKWNTPAAWGAAYTIQAGDLAGTTFNRLKTERVSLDFWALYNLGIGAQPFVRLNTISKKFTTPDVGAFEASTRATKIEAGWLMHF; from the coding sequence ATGACAAGTACTTCTGCAATCAATCGCCGCCAGATGGTCAGCGCCGTGGCGCTTGCCATCGCAGGCCTGGGCGCAGCGCCCGCCATGGCCGACATTTCGGTCAGCGGCGATGTGCAGGCACGCGTGGGCACGATGAGCCGCAGTGGCGACTGGAATACCGGCTATGACAACACCAAGACCTCGGTCGACGGTCTGTTCGCGCTGTTCCTCTCGGGCACGAAGGACCTGAAGAACGGCTACAACATCGGCTTTAACTGCAACACGGTCGCCACGACGGTAAGCGGCGCCAATGGCGCCTGGATCGGGGACGCGTTGCCGGTCAAGCACAACTGGGATCCGTTCTTCGCGGGCCAGGACAACTACCAGAACAACGGCCACGGTGGCTTCTCGTCATATGGCGATGTGAACGGCGACAACAAGGGCGTCATGTGCAATGACGAGGTGTACGGCACCCTGATCTCGCCCTACGGCCGCGTGCAGGTCGGCAACATCATGAACCCGATGCGCCTGCTGTATGACCTGACCACCGTGGACCCGGTCTGGGGCGACCAGCGCGGCTACTACGCGATGTCGGATATCCGCGGCAACGCGCTGCGCTACGGCAACAGCTTCGGCCCCTTCGGCGTCGAACTGCAGTTCCAGACCGAGAGCAACGCCGCGAAGTCGGGCGACACCGCGAGCAACGGCTACGCCTATACCAGCGTGCTGACCTACGACTTTGGCAACGGCAGCCTCCTTGGTGCCGGGCTGCTGTATGCGGATGGCGATTTCGGCGACAAGTACGTCACCGCGAGCGACGGCAAGGTCAACCACATGTCCTACGGCCTGACGGGCAAGACCCGCCTGGGTCCGGTCAACCTCGCGGCGACCTATCACAGCGGCTACAACCGTCCGAAGGACTTCGAGCAGTACGGTAGCAAGAACTTCACCGAGGAGTCCGACCTGACCGTCAAGGCGACCTACGACATCGGCTCGTGGAGCCTGCAGGGTTATGCCAGCTTCGAGGCGATGAAGTGGAACACCCCGGCGGCCTGGGGCGCGGCCTACACGATCCAGGCCGGTGATCTGGCGGGCACGACCTTCAACCGTCTGAAGACCGAGCGCGTCAGCCTGGACTTCTGGGCGCTCTACAACCTGGGCATCGGTGCGCAGCCCTTCGTGCGCCTGAACACTATCAGCAAGAAGTTCACCACGCCGGATGTTGGCGCGTTCGAGGCATCCACCCGCGCGACAAAGATCGAAGCCGGCTGGCTGATGCACTTCTAA
- a CDS encoding extracellular solute-binding protein, translating into MKRRAIAWVVAVGLLGGSSAYAETTITVAAFPALDAAVKAAIPLYRKLRPEVQIKLVSLAYADHHVAMTTSLATGSNLPDVMAVEVGFIGKFAESGGLEDLGKPPYSALQYKDKYARFTLPQAQGANGALAAVPADIGPGTLLYRKDLMDKAGVSEADLTRSWESYIEAGKKLKAATGAYLIAAAGDLKEIYIRSGLKDGDGVYFDKAGKSLVDTPRFVKAFELAKAARVAGVDAKVSPWTNEWSEGFKRGQLASQMMGAWLAGHLSTWLAPNTKGAWRAAQLPGGAYASWGGSFYAIPSKGANKAEAWEFVKFMTLNKQMQIEAFRQVDAFPALVEAMNDSFIDAPIEFLGNQKARLLWKTAAEHIPAIDVDKYDAIAQEIVNAELEKVLEEDKVIPKALADAKAQIERRARRR; encoded by the coding sequence GTGAAGCGCCGCGCAATTGCGTGGGTGGTGGCGGTGGGGCTATTGGGTGGGTCGTCGGCATATGCGGAGACGACGATTACCGTGGCGGCTTTCCCCGCACTCGATGCCGCCGTAAAAGCGGCCATTCCTCTGTACAGGAAATTGCGACCGGAAGTGCAGATCAAGCTGGTGAGTCTTGCCTATGCGGATCACCACGTCGCAATGACGACATCCCTGGCTACAGGATCAAACCTGCCCGACGTCATGGCGGTTGAAGTGGGGTTCATCGGCAAGTTCGCCGAGTCTGGCGGTCTGGAGGATCTCGGCAAGCCGCCTTACAGCGCGCTGCAATACAAGGACAAGTACGCGCGCTTCACCCTGCCGCAGGCACAGGGTGCGAACGGCGCGTTGGCGGCGGTGCCGGCCGACATTGGTCCGGGGACGCTGCTGTACCGCAAGGACCTGATGGACAAGGCGGGGGTCAGCGAAGCGGATCTCACGCGGAGCTGGGAGTCCTACATCGAGGCCGGCAAGAAGCTCAAGGCCGCCACGGGTGCCTACCTGATCGCGGCGGCGGGGGATCTCAAGGAGATCTATATCCGTTCAGGACTCAAGGACGGCGATGGTGTGTATTTCGACAAGGCAGGCAAGAGCCTGGTCGATACGCCACGTTTCGTGAAGGCCTTCGAACTGGCGAAGGCCGCACGTGTCGCCGGGGTGGATGCCAAGGTCAGCCCCTGGACCAACGAGTGGTCCGAAGGCTTCAAGCGCGGACAGCTGGCCTCTCAGATGATGGGTGCATGGCTGGCGGGCCACCTCTCCACCTGGTTGGCCCCAAACACCAAGGGCGCATGGCGCGCGGCGCAACTGCCGGGCGGCGCGTACGCCTCCTGGGGCGGATCGTTCTACGCGATTCCGAGCAAGGGCGCGAACAAGGCCGAGGCCTGGGAGTTCGTCAAGTTCATGACCCTGAACAAGCAGATGCAGATCGAAGCGTTCCGCCAGGTCGACGCGTTCCCGGCCTTGGTCGAAGCGATGAATGACAGCTTCATCGATGCGCCCATCGAGTTCCTGGGCAACCAGAAGGCCCGTCTTCTCTGGAAGACGGCTGCCGAGCACATCCCTGCCATCGACGTCGACAAGTACGACGCGATCGCGCAGGAGATCGTCAATGCCGAGCTCGAAAAGGTGCTCGAAGAGGACAAGGTCATACCCAAGGCCCTGGCCGACGCGAAGGCCCAGATCGAACGTCGCGCGCGGCGACGCTAG